The following are encoded in a window of Aromatoleum petrolei genomic DNA:
- a CDS encoding YbhB/YbcL family Raf kinase inhibitor-like protein — protein MKLSSQSFADGARIPGEFSFCIPAAEGHVCLGSNRNPHLTWSGVPAGTRSFVLICHDPDVPSSGDDVNQEGRVVPTSLPRVDFFHWVVIDLPADLREIAAGSFSDGVTPGGKNGPAGPLGSRQGINDYTAWFAGDETMRGDYHGYDGPCPPWNDELVHRYMFTLYALDKECCNLDGTFGGAQVRNAIAGHVLAEAKLTGTYTLNPSLSG, from the coding sequence ATGAAACTCAGCAGCCAAAGCTTCGCCGACGGCGCGCGCATCCCCGGCGAATTCTCGTTCTGCATTCCGGCCGCCGAAGGCCACGTCTGCCTCGGCAGCAATCGCAACCCGCACCTGACTTGGAGCGGGGTGCCGGCAGGAACGCGTTCCTTCGTGCTGATCTGTCATGACCCGGATGTACCGAGCAGCGGCGACGACGTCAACCAGGAAGGTCGTGTGGTGCCGACGAGCCTGCCGCGCGTGGATTTCTTCCACTGGGTCGTCATCGACCTGCCGGCGGACCTACGGGAAATAGCGGCCGGCAGCTTTTCGGACGGCGTGACGCCGGGCGGAAAGAACGGGCCGGCAGGACCGCTCGGCTCGCGCCAGGGCATCAACGATTACACGGCCTGGTTTGCCGGGGATGAGACGATGCGCGGGGACTACCACGGCTACGACGGCCCCTGCCCGCCGTGGAACGACGAGCTAGTGCACCGCTACATGTTCACGCTGTATGCGCTGGACAAGGAATGCTGCAACCTCGACGGAACGTTCGGCGGGGCCCAGGTGCGCAACGCGATCGCGGGCCACGTGCTGGCCGAGGCGAAGCTCACCGGCACCTACACCCTGAATCCGTCGCTCTCGGGCTGA
- the murJ gene encoding murein biosynthesis integral membrane protein MurJ: protein MNLLRALATVSSMTLLSRILGFVRDFVIARTFGAGMATDAFFVAFRLPNLLRRMFAEGAFSQAFVPILAEYKNRQGPEETHKLVSRVATALALAVTAVTAIGIVAAPLIIWASAPGFADEPSKFALTVELTRITFPYILFMALVALAGGVLNSWSRFAIPAFTPVLLNLAFIGMALFAAPWFDPPVLALAWAVFIGGILQLALQLRPLARIGLLPRFDLNLSDPGVRRIAKLMLPAMLGVSVSQVSLIINTIFASFLESGSVSWLYYADRLMEFPAGLLGAALGTILLPSLSKLHADEQPEAFSSLLDWGLRLTLMLTLPAALALALLAVPLLSTLFQHGAFTATDVQQTRLALVAYSVGLSGLILVKILAPGFYARQDIRTPVKIALITLVATQLMNLAFIVPLKHAGLALSIGLASLLNAALLFRGLRRREVYRPQPRWGVFALRLLAALGVLGVALWFGMGDEQWWYVQDAITRVLRLSAVVLGGIGAYFLTLFALGVRLRDFRRRAA from the coding sequence ATGAACCTGTTGCGCGCCCTTGCCACCGTCAGCAGCATGACCCTGTTGTCGCGGATCCTCGGCTTCGTCCGGGACTTCGTGATCGCGCGCACCTTCGGCGCGGGCATGGCGACCGACGCCTTCTTCGTTGCGTTCCGCCTGCCCAACCTGCTGCGACGCATGTTCGCGGAAGGTGCGTTCTCGCAGGCCTTCGTTCCCATTCTCGCTGAATACAAGAACCGTCAGGGGCCAGAGGAGACGCACAAGCTGGTGAGCCGCGTCGCCACGGCCCTCGCACTGGCCGTGACCGCGGTGACCGCCATCGGCATCGTCGCCGCACCGCTGATCATCTGGGCGTCCGCGCCGGGCTTCGCGGACGAACCGAGCAAGTTCGCGCTCACGGTCGAACTGACTCGCATCACCTTCCCCTACATTCTCTTCATGGCTCTGGTGGCGCTTGCCGGCGGCGTGCTGAACAGCTGGAGCCGCTTCGCCATTCCGGCGTTCACGCCGGTACTGCTGAACCTCGCCTTCATCGGCATGGCGCTGTTCGCCGCCCCCTGGTTCGACCCGCCGGTCCTCGCATTGGCGTGGGCGGTCTTCATCGGCGGCATCCTGCAACTGGCGCTGCAACTACGCCCGCTCGCGCGCATCGGCCTGCTGCCACGCTTCGACCTGAATCTGTCCGATCCGGGTGTGCGACGCATCGCAAAACTGATGCTGCCCGCGATGCTGGGGGTGTCGGTGAGCCAGGTGTCGCTCATCATCAACACCATCTTCGCATCCTTCCTCGAGAGCGGCAGCGTGTCGTGGCTCTACTACGCCGATCGGCTGATGGAGTTCCCGGCAGGCCTGCTCGGCGCCGCACTGGGGACGATCCTGCTGCCCAGCCTGTCGAAGCTGCACGCGGACGAGCAGCCGGAAGCATTCTCGTCGCTGCTCGATTGGGGGCTGCGCCTGACGCTGATGCTCACGCTACCGGCTGCGCTCGCGCTGGCGCTGCTGGCCGTGCCGCTGCTGTCGACGCTGTTCCAGCACGGAGCCTTCACGGCGACGGATGTGCAGCAGACACGCCTCGCACTGGTCGCCTACAGCGTCGGGCTGAGCGGCCTGATCCTGGTGAAGATCCTCGCGCCCGGGTTCTACGCGCGACAGGACATCCGCACACCCGTGAAGATCGCGCTGATCACGCTGGTCGCGACGCAATTGATGAACCTCGCGTTCATCGTGCCGCTCAAGCATGCCGGCCTCGCGCTGTCGATCGGGCTCGCCTCGCTGCTGAATGCGGCGCTGCTGTTTCGCGGCCTGCGCCGGCGCGAGGTCTATCGGCCGCAACCACGCTGGGGCGTTTTCGCGCTGCGCCTGTTGGCCGCACTCGGAGTGCTGGGGGTCGCGCTTTGGTTCGGCATGGGCGACGAGCAGTGGTGGTATGTGCAGGATGCGATCACACGCGTGCTGCGCCTGTCAGCGGTCGTGCTGGGCGGAATCGGGGCGTATTTCCTCACCCTGTTCGCTCTGGGAGTCCGCCTGCGAGACTTCCGGCGCCGCGCGGCCTGA